One segment of Aquimarina sp. BL5 DNA contains the following:
- the pulA gene encoding type I pullulanase — MKHVFVYLLILSTITSCSEKKVTYKSFTEYPTPTETSLWLEYTKEATIFKIWSPIAEKVQLHLYKEGNGGTPLETETLKQEEKGIWTLRIDRDLHGTYYTYQTMVDGKWLEETPGIYAKATGVNGKRAMVLDFETTNPDGWDQDKGTALTYPNEAIIYELHIRDMTIHPQSGSSKPGKYLGLVEEGTKGPDSVATGIDHLKELGITHVHLLPTYDHYSIDETKLDTPQFNWGYDPQNYNVPEGSFSSDPYKAEVRIKEFKQMVKAFHDNGIGVILDVVYNHTGRTENSNFNLEVPGYYYRQWEDGKPSDASACGNETASDRAMMQKYITESVAYWAKEYHLDGFRFDLMGIHDTETMNKVAKTVKTINPNIFVYGEGWTAGDSPLPEERRALKKNTLAMPQISAFSDDLRDGLKGSVFKEESIGFVSGAKNASASVKMGIVGSIKHPQIDYTKVNYSKAPWANEPWQSVSYVSCHDNHTVFDKLKISRKDATKDELIAMQKLSNAIVMTSQGVAFIHAGAEMLRTKNGEHNSYNLPDSINQIDWSWKNTHADVVTYYKNLITLRKTHPAFRMTKADDVRENLEFKEDKNGLISYQIKNNANGDSWKNILVVYNSNPKAIAYQLNETWQVAVLGGNFDFEETKNVKSKINIPPISLMVLFQE; from the coding sequence ATGAAACATGTTTTCGTGTATCTTCTTATTTTATCTACTATAACATCCTGTTCAGAAAAGAAAGTGACTTATAAAAGCTTTACAGAATACCCAACTCCAACAGAAACAAGCCTTTGGCTAGAGTACACTAAAGAAGCTACTATTTTCAAAATATGGTCTCCCATTGCCGAAAAAGTACAACTTCATTTATACAAAGAAGGTAATGGCGGGACTCCCTTAGAAACTGAAACTTTGAAACAAGAAGAAAAAGGGATTTGGACATTACGGATTGATAGAGATTTACACGGTACTTATTATACGTATCAAACGATGGTCGATGGTAAATGGTTAGAAGAAACTCCTGGTATTTATGCAAAAGCTACTGGAGTAAATGGTAAAAGAGCTATGGTGCTGGATTTTGAAACAACAAATCCTGATGGATGGGATCAAGATAAAGGTACTGCCCTTACATATCCAAATGAAGCTATTATCTACGAATTGCATATAAGGGATATGACGATACATCCACAATCAGGATCAAGTAAACCTGGTAAATATCTCGGACTGGTAGAAGAAGGTACTAAAGGTCCCGATAGTGTTGCAACAGGAATTGATCACCTAAAAGAATTAGGTATCACACATGTTCATCTTTTACCAACTTATGACCACTACTCTATTGATGAAACAAAATTAGATACGCCACAATTTAATTGGGGATATGATCCACAGAACTATAACGTGCCAGAAGGTTCATTTTCTTCTGATCCATATAAAGCCGAAGTGAGAATCAAAGAATTTAAACAAATGGTCAAGGCATTTCATGATAATGGAATTGGAGTCATTTTAGACGTGGTTTATAATCATACTGGAAGAACTGAGAATTCTAATTTTAATTTAGAAGTTCCTGGGTATTATTATCGTCAATGGGAAGATGGTAAACCTTCTGATGCTTCGGCTTGTGGAAATGAAACAGCTTCAGACCGAGCAATGATGCAAAAGTATATTACCGAGTCGGTAGCATATTGGGCGAAAGAGTATCACTTAGATGGATTTCGTTTTGATTTAATGGGTATCCACGATACCGAAACGATGAACAAAGTAGCCAAAACGGTAAAGACTATAAACCCAAATATCTTTGTATATGGCGAAGGATGGACCGCTGGTGACTCTCCTCTGCCAGAAGAAAGAAGAGCTTTAAAAAAGAACACTTTGGCAATGCCACAGATTTCTGCTTTTAGTGATGACTTAAGAGATGGGCTAAAAGGTTCTGTTTTTAAGGAAGAAAGTATTGGTTTTGTTAGCGGAGCAAAAAATGCTTCAGCATCTGTGAAAATGGGAATTGTAGGATCCATAAAGCATCCACAAATTGATTATACAAAGGTAAATTACTCAAAAGCACCTTGGGCAAATGAACCTTGGCAGTCGGTATCTTATGTTTCTTGTCACGATAATCATACTGTATTCGATAAACTAAAAATCTCCAGAAAAGATGCAACGAAAGATGAACTTATCGCGATGCAAAAACTGTCAAACGCTATTGTGATGACGTCTCAAGGAGTTGCTTTTATACATGCCGGAGCAGAAATGCTACGTACCAAAAATGGAGAACATAACTCTTATAATCTTCCAGATAGTATTAATCAGATAGATTGGAGTTGGAAAAACACACATGCTGATGTCGTTACTTATTATAAAAACCTTATAACACTTAGAAAAACGCATCCTGCTTTCAGAATGACTAAAGCAGATGATGTAAGAGAAAATTTAGAGTTTAAAGAAGACAAAAACGGATTGATTAGTTATCAGATTAAGAATAATGCTAATGGAGATAGTTGGAAAAACATTCTTGTGGTATATAATAGTAACCCAAAAGCTATAGCCTACCAACTAAACGAAACTTGGCAAGTAGCCGTTTTAGGAGGCAACTTTGATTTTGAAGAAACAAAAAACGTAAAAAGCAAAATAAACATACCTCCTATATCGTTGATGGTTTTATTTCAGGAATAG
- the cysM gene encoding cysteine synthase CysM: MSHSILDLIGNTPLVKATSIIKNPNITLYLKLEGHNPGGSVKDRAAYNMIKSALDRGDIDQTTKLIEATSGNTGIALAMIAGIFKLDIELVMPENSTKERVQTMRAYGAKVTLTSEDVGIEGARDYAEAKVTNEGYIMLNQFANDDNWKAHYKTTGPEIWRDTEGKITHFVSSMGTTGTIMGTSTYLKEQSQNVQIVGVQPTDESRIPGIRKWPKEYLPKIFNPDKVDQVIEVSQEEATEIAKRLAKEEGVFSGMSSGGSVTAALKLAETLDSGVLVAIICDRGDRYLSSDLFL, translated from the coding sequence ATGTCGCATAGCATTTTAGACCTCATAGGAAACACACCTTTAGTAAAGGCTACTTCCATTATTAAAAACCCGAATATTACATTATATCTAAAACTAGAAGGACATAATCCTGGTGGTAGTGTAAAAGATCGTGCAGCATATAACATGATCAAATCTGCATTAGACCGGGGCGATATAGATCAAACTACTAAACTTATTGAAGCAACCAGTGGAAATACAGGTATTGCACTGGCTATGATTGCTGGGATTTTCAAATTAGACATAGAACTAGTCATGCCGGAGAATTCTACAAAAGAACGTGTACAAACCATGCGTGCATATGGAGCAAAGGTTACATTAACTTCTGAAGACGTTGGTATTGAAGGAGCGCGAGACTATGCTGAAGCTAAAGTTACTAATGAAGGTTATATAATGCTTAATCAGTTTGCCAACGATGATAACTGGAAAGCTCATTACAAAACGACGGGGCCGGAAATCTGGAGGGATACGGAAGGAAAAATTACTCACTTCGTCTCCTCTATGGGAACTACTGGAACTATTATGGGAACTTCTACTTATCTCAAAGAACAATCCCAAAATGTACAAATAGTTGGTGTGCAACCTACGGATGAATCTAGAATTCCTGGAATCCGAAAATGGCCAAAAGAATATTTGCCAAAAATATTTAATCCTGATAAAGTAGATCAAGTTATAGAAGTTAGTCAGGAAGAAGCTACCGAAATAGCTAAAAGACTAGCAAAAGAAGAAGGTGTTTTTTCTGGAATGAGTAGTGGTGGTTCTGTTACTGCAGCCCTAAAATTAGCAGAAACTCTGGATAGTGGAGTTCTGGTAGCAATTATTTGTGATCGAGGGGACAGATATTTAAGCTCTGATTTGTTTTTATAA
- a CDS encoding DUF2461 domain-containing protein: protein MSTIPKSSFEFLKDLKKNNHREWMQEHKKRYQANEKELKVFYTSVQERLNEHDEIEKLKVFRINRDVRFSKNKTPYNVHRSVSFSRSGAYRRGGYYLRLEPGNSLMAGGFFSPEPKDLLRIRKEFEMDDQEIREILANSDFKKAFGSFNTGYQVKTAPKGFSKDHPAIDLIKNKSFFVEHKFTDKEVFSSGFLDKLIYHYELLRPYFDYMSDVLTTDLNGVSLIE, encoded by the coding sequence ATGAGTACGATACCAAAATCTTCCTTTGAGTTTTTAAAAGATTTGAAAAAGAACAACCACAGAGAATGGATGCAAGAACATAAAAAACGTTATCAAGCCAATGAAAAGGAGTTGAAAGTATTTTATACCTCAGTCCAAGAAAGACTGAATGAGCACGATGAGATAGAGAAATTAAAGGTTTTTAGGATTAACCGTGATGTTCGCTTCAGCAAAAATAAAACACCTTATAATGTACATAGAAGTGTAAGTTTTAGTAGGTCAGGAGCTTATCGTCGAGGAGGTTATTATCTGCGTTTAGAACCTGGTAATTCTTTAATGGCTGGTGGTTTTTTTAGTCCGGAGCCAAAAGATTTGTTACGTATCCGTAAAGAATTTGAAATGGATGATCAAGAAATACGAGAGATTCTGGCTAATTCAGATTTCAAGAAAGCATTTGGTAGTTTTAATACGGGGTATCAGGTTAAGACTGCACCCAAAGGGTTTAGTAAAGATCACCCCGCTATTGATTTGATTAAAAATAAGTCGTTTTTTGTAGAGCATAAATTTACCGATAAGGAGGTGTTTTCTTCTGGTTTTTTAGATAAACTGATTTATCATTATGAATTATTACGCCCTTATTTTGATTATATGAGTGATGTATTAACTACGGACCTTAATGGAGTATCTTTAATCGAATAA
- a CDS encoding SDR family NAD(P)-dependent oxidoreductase, producing MNKLKNKVAVITGANSGIGLATAKLYLQEGAKVVISGRRQEALDEVAKELEGDFITVKADVAIAEDNKHLIQEATNKYGKIDILFLNAGIAPPTPTTDITEEHYNHIFDINVKGPIIATKEALPHINDGGTILFTNSVVHQKGFDGLGIYSASKGALRAYQRVLTSEVKTRGIRVNAIAPGPIDTPIYGKMGLPEDVVEEMGKGFAQQVPLGRFGTSEEIAKSALFLASEDASYINGVELEVDGGLSQI from the coding sequence ATGAACAAATTGAAAAACAAAGTAGCTGTTATTACAGGAGCCAATAGCGGTATCGGATTAGCAACCGCCAAATTATATTTACAAGAAGGTGCGAAAGTGGTAATTTCTGGACGACGTCAAGAAGCCTTAGATGAAGTAGCTAAGGAATTAGAAGGTGATTTCATAACTGTTAAAGCGGATGTAGCTATAGCAGAAGATAATAAACATTTAATTCAGGAAGCAACTAACAAATATGGAAAAATAGACATTTTATTTTTAAACGCGGGAATAGCGCCTCCCACTCCTACTACAGATATCACAGAGGAACATTATAATCACATATTTGACATTAACGTAAAAGGCCCTATTATAGCAACAAAAGAAGCATTGCCTCATATTAATGATGGCGGAACTATTCTTTTCACCAATTCTGTTGTGCATCAAAAAGGTTTCGACGGATTAGGAATCTATTCTGCCTCTAAAGGAGCGTTAAGAGCATACCAAAGAGTACTTACATCTGAAGTAAAAACCAGAGGTATTCGAGTAAATGCAATTGCTCCAGGACCTATAGACACACCTATTTATGGAAAAATGGGATTGCCAGAAGATGTTGTAGAAGAAATGGGGAAAGGATTTGCTCAACAAGTGCCACTTGGGCGTTTTGGAACATCAGAAGAAATAGCAAAATCGGCTTTATTTCTAGCCTCTGAAGATGCATCCTATATTAATGGAGTAGAATTAGAAGTAGATGGCGGATTAAGTCAGATATAA
- a CDS encoding CBS domain-containing protein: MKKRTPVSRIMTSDVITLNSTNGLETAEMLFKEHKIRHIPVVKGDSIIGMLSYTDLLRISFADAINDNDGNVDTVVYEMFTIEQVMAKNLVSVSSGTTIKEVAEILASREFHALPVIDNGKLAGIVTTTDLINYLLEQF; the protein is encoded by the coding sequence ATGAAAAAAAGGACTCCAGTTTCCAGAATAATGACTTCTGATGTAATCACATTAAATAGTACAAACGGATTAGAAACTGCAGAAATGCTATTCAAAGAGCATAAAATCCGACATATACCTGTAGTTAAAGGCGATTCGATTATTGGAATGTTAAGTTATACAGATTTACTGCGTATAAGTTTTGCTGATGCAATCAACGATAATGATGGCAATGTAGATACCGTAGTGTATGAGATGTTCACTATAGAACAAGTAATGGCAAAGAATCTAGTAAGTGTTAGCTCTGGTACAACAATAAAGGAAGTGGCTGAAATACTGGCTAGTAGAGAATTCCACGCATTACCAGTTATCGACAATGGTAAACTAGCGGGAATCGTAACAACTACTGATTTAATAAACTATTTGTTAGAACAGTTTTAG
- a CDS encoding DUF5916 domain-containing protein: MRFWIIVLCIVWGYQNFAQSGNTEKKSFVVGTTDEIMNIDGQLDEAIWTKLTPAKDFAQYFPNDSLPAAAQTEIYMCTDKKNLYIGIKCYAKGNDWVVESLRRDYRAGGNDNITLLFDTFDDETNAFYFGINPEGVLREGTISNGGNTFQDFSTSWDNKWKGKAKKYDGYYTAELEIPFSTFRYPIPSKKWGFTSYRFDTQSNEISTYPGTPRNQVVFTLAYTADMIWEEDLITKSSAVSLIPFVSSGINKDYEDHTPTEEIFEVGGDAKIALTPGLNLDLTVNPDFSQVEVDEQITNLDRFEIFFPERRQFFLENADLFGQFGFSNINPFFSRRIGAAEDVVTEELVQNRIYGGLRISGKLDPKTRVGLLNMQTASSKEQGIPGTNFGVAVVQRKIGIRSNIGIIAVNKQAVNFDENLDTLDINRYNRMAGIDYNYSTRSNTWFGKSFVHGTFSPDTDVAIAQGTTLNYNTRKFGALWKHEYVHEDYNAEVGFVPRTDYFRISPNAELRYYPQNDFLNNHSYGAEADIFWRPGFGKTDHFLSVGWGGELTQRSNFGFNLNHSYVYLFDPFDPTGTDSEELAADQDFSWVSFTGNYRSDRRKVFSWNLSPYIGEYFNGWRYGTRGGFNLRFQPKGFLSLNYAVNVFDLPHLDGTRQTYLISPRIDYTFSKSFFTSIFVQYNSQNDNTNINARIQWRFAPVSDLILVYTDNYLTGDVDPMNRFAFDVRTRSIVLKITYWLNL; the protein is encoded by the coding sequence ATGAGGTTTTGGATCATTGTACTCTGCATAGTCTGGGGATATCAAAATTTTGCTCAATCAGGAAATACAGAAAAAAAATCTTTTGTAGTTGGGACTACAGATGAGATCATGAACATAGATGGTCAATTAGATGAAGCTATCTGGACTAAATTGACCCCTGCAAAAGATTTTGCTCAATATTTTCCTAATGATTCTTTGCCTGCTGCTGCGCAAACGGAGATCTATATGTGCACAGATAAAAAGAATCTGTATATAGGGATTAAATGTTATGCGAAAGGGAATGATTGGGTTGTAGAATCATTGAGAAGAGATTATAGAGCAGGAGGAAATGATAACATCACGCTATTGTTTGATACTTTTGATGATGAAACAAATGCATTTTATTTTGGAATAAATCCAGAAGGCGTTCTAAGAGAAGGTACGATTAGTAATGGAGGAAATACGTTTCAGGACTTTTCTACTTCCTGGGATAATAAGTGGAAAGGAAAAGCGAAGAAGTATGATGGTTATTATACAGCCGAATTAGAAATTCCTTTTAGCACTTTTAGATATCCAATACCTTCAAAAAAGTGGGGGTTTACAAGCTACCGTTTCGATACACAATCTAATGAGATTAGTACATATCCCGGTACACCTCGTAATCAAGTTGTATTTACGCTAGCATATACTGCAGATATGATTTGGGAAGAAGATTTAATAACCAAGAGTAGTGCAGTATCCTTAATACCTTTTGTTTCATCTGGAATTAATAAAGATTATGAAGATCACACCCCTACTGAAGAGATTTTTGAAGTTGGTGGTGATGCTAAAATTGCCTTGACACCAGGATTAAATCTCGATCTAACCGTAAATCCTGATTTCTCTCAAGTAGAAGTAGATGAGCAGATTACAAACCTTGATCGTTTTGAAATTTTCTTTCCAGAGCGAAGGCAGTTCTTTTTAGAAAATGCAGATCTTTTTGGGCAATTTGGTTTTTCTAATATCAATCCATTCTTTTCTAGACGTATTGGTGCTGCCGAGGATGTTGTTACAGAAGAATTGGTGCAGAATAGAATTTATGGAGGATTGCGTATTAGTGGGAAACTGGATCCTAAGACGAGAGTAGGTTTACTAAATATGCAAACAGCATCCAGTAAGGAGCAAGGTATACCTGGAACTAACTTTGGAGTAGCGGTTGTACAGCGTAAAATAGGAATACGATCGAATATCGGAATTATTGCAGTCAATAAGCAAGCTGTCAATTTTGATGAAAACTTAGATACGCTAGATATTAATAGGTACAATAGAATGGCTGGTATTGATTATAATTATTCTACACGAAGCAATACTTGGTTTGGTAAAAGTTTTGTCCATGGAACTTTTTCTCCTGATACCGATGTAGCTATTGCTCAAGGAACTACTTTAAATTATAATACAAGAAAATTTGGAGCACTTTGGAAACACGAATATGTTCATGAAGACTATAACGCAGAGGTTGGATTCGTTCCAAGGACTGATTACTTTAGAATAAGTCCTAACGCCGAACTGCGCTATTATCCTCAGAATGATTTTTTGAATAATCATAGCTATGGAGCGGAAGCAGATATTTTTTGGCGTCCAGGATTTGGTAAAACAGATCATTTTTTGTCAGTTGGATGGGGTGGCGAGCTAACCCAAAGATCGAACTTCGGATTTAATCTGAATCATAGCTACGTGTATTTATTCGATCCATTTGATCCTACAGGTACGGATTCAGAAGAACTTGCAGCTGATCAAGACTTTTCGTGGGTTAGTTTTACCGGAAATTATAGAAGTGACAGAAGAAAAGTGTTCAGTTGGAATTTAAGCCCGTATATTGGAGAATATTTTAATGGTTGGCGCTATGGTACTAGAGGTGGCTTTAATTTACGTTTTCAGCCTAAGGGATTTCTTTCTTTAAACTATGCTGTAAATGTCTTTGATTTACCACATTTAGACGGAACTAGACAAACCTATTTGATCAGTCCAAGGATAGATTATACTTTTTCCAAAAGTTTTTTTACTTCTATTTTTGTACAGTATAATTCACAAAATGATAATACAAACATCAATGCTCGTATTCAATGGAGGTTTGCACCTGTATCTGATCTTATTTTGGTTTATACAGACAATTACCTTACTGGTGATGTAGATCCGATGAATCGATTTGCTTTTGATGTACGGACTCGTTCTATTGTCTTGAAGATTACATATTGGTTGAATTTATAA
- a CDS encoding TetR/AcrR family transcriptional regulator — MPKVETFNRTEVLQKATEVFHKKGYNGTSMQDLVDATDLNRSSIYNSFGSKLGIFMEVLSFYQNNTDENFGKRLAKAYNAADAINVIFEYTLNDIINDTDSKGCLIVNCKSEMTNQDVTIKSFIEKNQDQVVAMLEDIVNKGQMEKIFNTDQTPNQYALYLYTSLQGLRMTCIINKSEEDLKNIIKTVLKVLY, encoded by the coding sequence ATGCCAAAAGTAGAAACATTTAATAGAACAGAGGTCTTGCAGAAAGCGACAGAAGTATTTCATAAAAAAGGATACAACGGTACTTCTATGCAAGATTTGGTAGATGCAACCGATCTAAACAGATCTAGTATTTACAATTCTTTTGGGAGCAAATTAGGGATTTTTATGGAAGTCCTTTCATTTTACCAAAATAATACAGATGAGAATTTTGGTAAAAGACTAGCTAAGGCCTATAATGCTGCAGATGCTATTAATGTGATTTTTGAATATACATTAAATGATATTATTAATGATACTGATAGCAAAGGATGTCTTATTGTTAATTGTAAATCTGAAATGACTAATCAAGACGTAACTATAAAGTCATTTATAGAGAAGAATCAGGACCAAGTGGTTGCAATGCTTGAAGACATTGTAAATAAGGGTCAAATGGAGAAAATATTTAACACAGATCAGACACCTAATCAATATGCATTATATTTATATACTTCTCTTCAAGGATTAAGAATGACCTGTATTATAAATAAAAGTGAAGAAGATCTAAAAAATATAATCAAAACAGTACTAAAAGTACTATACTAA
- the epsC gene encoding serine O-acetyltransferase EpsC, protein MTKAKDQIIAKIEEQKKNPNLRLKLKERTEYFTNLLFYTLFDSETEVEKNIDILEQTFEELVDLACWETEKPCSSIWQSYLEKLPEVLQKLNKDADSFITSDPAANSIEEVYLAYPGFYAIAIYRLSHELLKFGLPLIPRLMTEYSHRLTGTDINPGAEIGESFFIDHATGIVIGETAIIKNNVKIYQGVTLGGLYVDRKLRNVKRHPTVEDNVTIYANATILGGTTIIGANSTVGGNAWITSSVPENSIISNTSEIKIKKVV, encoded by the coding sequence ATGACAAAAGCAAAAGATCAAATCATAGCTAAAATTGAGGAACAGAAAAAAAATCCTAATCTTAGACTAAAGCTAAAAGAAAGAACTGAGTATTTTACCAATCTACTTTTCTATACCTTATTCGATTCTGAAACTGAAGTAGAGAAGAATATTGATATTTTAGAACAAACCTTCGAGGAGCTGGTTGATCTTGCGTGTTGGGAAACTGAAAAACCATGTAGCAGTATCTGGCAATCCTATTTAGAGAAATTACCGGAGGTTTTACAAAAATTAAATAAAGATGCAGACTCATTTATAACCAGTGATCCCGCAGCTAATTCTATAGAAGAAGTGTATCTGGCATATCCAGGATTTTACGCAATTGCTATATACAGGTTAAGTCATGAATTATTAAAATTTGGTTTACCATTGATCCCTAGATTAATGACTGAATATTCTCACAGATTAACAGGTACCGATATCAATCCCGGTGCAGAAATTGGAGAATCTTTTTTTATTGATCACGCCACAGGAATCGTTATTGGGGAAACAGCAATTATAAAAAATAATGTGAAAATATATCAAGGTGTTACATTAGGTGGTTTATATGTAGATAGAAAACTTCGTAATGTAAAAAGACATCCAACCGTAGAAGATAATGTAACCATTTATGCAAATGCTACTATACTTGGTGGCACAACAATAATTGGCGCTAATAGCACTGTTGGCGGTAATGCGTGGATTACCTCTTCTGTACCAGAAAACTCCATTATATCCAATACTTCAGAAATCAAGATCAAAAAAGTTGTTTAA
- a CDS encoding AraC family transcriptional regulator — translation MIASNSILFTIICVFAFQAMFLSGLIIFKRPRKLFNIFLAILVFFYALMAINIVMVNILKDLGRLDIFRYIQMEMLYGIGPALYFYTKSISNPKFKFTKFHYLHFLPLVFEFIFYRTSIYRIGSDGLYLEELPSYSYVYLTQQWIGILSILIYSFISLSILIKYQKQLKEYYSKIEHLSLKWLQAPVIIFGSYFMLWNILTEIDRFAFDGNLREHYFLPNFVILSIVTCWIGFKGYIQKELDIVQLQPVLRKSTPIEIEKDEAFLLKMKQLMENQKPYLNQELNLSILAESLQMKPKELSLKINQNYNKNFYDIINFYRIQAFKSRLKSSERDKMSLLGHAYECGFNSKSTFNLVFKKTMQQTPSEYLKKLKNTSS, via the coding sequence ATGATTGCATCCAACTCCATTCTATTTACTATCATCTGTGTATTTGCTTTTCAAGCTATGTTTTTGAGTGGCTTAATTATCTTTAAACGTCCGAGAAAATTATTTAATATTTTTCTGGCTATTTTGGTATTTTTTTATGCTCTAATGGCAATAAATATAGTGATGGTTAATATATTAAAAGACCTAGGTAGGCTTGATATATTTAGATATATCCAAATGGAGATGTTATACGGTATAGGACCAGCACTTTATTTTTACACTAAATCCATTTCGAATCCAAAATTTAAATTTACCAAATTTCATTACTTGCACTTCTTACCATTGGTATTTGAATTTATTTTTTATAGAACTTCAATTTACAGAATTGGATCAGATGGTCTATACTTAGAAGAATTGCCATCCTACTCCTATGTATATTTAACACAACAATGGATTGGAATTCTTTCTATATTAATTTATAGCTTTATCTCGTTGAGTATTCTAATAAAATACCAAAAACAGCTTAAAGAATATTACTCAAAAATTGAACACCTTTCTCTTAAGTGGTTACAAGCACCTGTCATCATTTTTGGAAGTTATTTTATGTTATGGAATATTCTGACAGAAATAGATAGATTTGCTTTTGACGGAAATCTACGTGAACATTACTTTTTACCAAATTTTGTAATACTTTCTATTGTTACTTGTTGGATTGGATTTAAAGGATATATTCAAAAAGAGCTTGATATAGTACAATTACAACCTGTTTTAAGAAAATCAACACCTATTGAGATTGAAAAAGATGAAGCATTTCTTTTAAAGATGAAACAACTTATGGAAAACCAAAAGCCATATCTCAACCAAGAACTTAATCTATCGATACTTGCAGAATCTTTACAGATGAAACCTAAAGAATTATCCTTAAAGATTAATCAAAACTATAATAAAAATTTTTATGACATTATCAATTTTTATCGTATTCAAGCTTTTAAAAGTAGGTTAAAATCTTCTGAAAGAGATAAAATGTCTTTACTTGGTCACGCCTATGAGTGCGGATTTAATTCTAAGTCAACTTTTAACCTTGTGTTTAAAAAAACGATGCAACAAACTCCTAGTGAGTATCTTAAAAAGTTGAAAAATACGTCCAGTTAG
- the gap gene encoding type I glyceraldehyde-3-phosphate dehydrogenase, whose amino-acid sequence MKRVAINGFGRIGRASLKVLMEEPGLQVVAVNDLMSIENAQYLLKYDSVYGIYDKEVRVHEDHLQVDGQKILYFNQRDPEQLPWKENDIDIVIESTGFFTNSEDAEKHIKAGATNVVISGPTKSKDTPTVVHGVNTEDGKTAIFSCASCTTNNISPVVEILGRTIGIKKAILNTIHAYTASQTLVDAPSKKNPRMGRAGAVNLTPTSTGAAVATTKALPQFEGKFDGIAIRTPVPVGSISDVTFIAERNTTAEEINEILQKEANTDRYLKVLDVTYEPIVSSDIQMNPYASTVDASMTRVVDGDLVKVMIWYDNEWGFTNQMIRQILEL is encoded by the coding sequence ATGAAAAGAGTAGCAATTAATGGATTTGGAAGAATAGGGCGTGCATCACTTAAAGTACTCATGGAAGAGCCAGGATTACAAGTTGTTGCAGTAAATGACTTAATGTCGATAGAAAATGCGCAGTACCTTTTGAAATATGATAGTGTGTATGGTATTTATGATAAAGAAGTTCGTGTTCATGAAGATCATTTACAGGTGGATGGACAAAAAATATTATATTTTAATCAGCGAGACCCTGAACAACTTCCATGGAAAGAGAATGATATTGATATTGTAATCGAAAGTACTGGTTTTTTTACCAATAGCGAAGATGCTGAAAAACATATAAAAGCAGGTGCAACTAATGTTGTAATTTCTGGTCCAACCAAAAGTAAAGATACACCCACTGTCGTTCACGGAGTGAATACTGAAGATGGGAAAACCGCTATATTCTCTTGTGCAAGTTGTACAACCAATAATATTAGCCCCGTTGTAGAGATATTAGGAAGGACAATTGGAATTAAAAAAGCTATTCTTAATACAATTCATGCATATACAGCATCACAAACATTAGTAGATGCACCTTCTAAGAAAAACCCAAGAATGGGTAGAGCAGGAGCAGTCAATCTTACTCCAACATCTACAGGTGCAGCGGTTGCAACAACTAAAGCATTGCCTCAGTTTGAAGGTAAGTTCGATGGAATAGCGATTAGAACTCCGGTTCCTGTAGGTTCTATTAGTGATGTTACATTTATTGCCGAAAGAAATACTACAGCAGAGGAGATTAATGAAATACTTCAGAAAGAAGCGAATACAGATAGATATCTTAAAGTATTAGATGTTACTTATGAACCTATCGTTTCTTCTGATATTCAGATGAATCCATATGCTTCAACTGTTGATGCGTCTATGACTAGAGTTGTAGATGGCGATTTAGTCAAGGTTATGATCTGGTATGATAACGAGTGGGGATTTACTAATCAAATGATTCGACAGATTTTAGAATTGTAA